A single genomic interval of Camelina sativa cultivar DH55 chromosome 11, Cs, whole genome shotgun sequence harbors:
- the LOC104727189 gene encoding kinesin-like protein KIN-14B, translating into MAEQKSNNNNNTNRWNWEVTGFESRKSSSSEEGVHRTPSSTVRRYSIPKDSHSSELASKVQSLKDKVQLAKDDYVGLRQEATDLQEYSNAKLERVTRYLGVLADKSRKLDQYALETEARISPLINEKKRLFNDLLTTKGNVKVFCRARPLFEDEGPSIIEFPDNCTIRVNTSDDTLTNPKKEYEFDRVYGPQAGQASLFSDVQPFVQSALDGSNVSIFAYGQTHAGKTYTMEGSDQDHGLYARCFEELINLANSDSTSTSQFSFSVSVFELYNEQIRDLLLGCQSNLPKINMGLRESVIELAQEKVDNPSEFLRVLISAFQKRGNDKSKSTVTHLIVSVHIRYSNTITRENVNSKLSLVDLAGSEGLTVEDDNGDHVTDLLHVTNSISALGDVLSSLTSKKDTIPYENSFLTRILADSLGGSSKTLMVVNICPSARNLSEIMSCLNYAARARNTVPSLGNRGTIKKWRDVANDARKELLEKERETQRLKQEVTGLKQALKEANDQCVLLYNEVQRAWRVSFTLQSDLKSENTMVADKHKIEKEQNFQLRNQIAQLLQFEQEQKLQVQQQDSTIQSLQSKMKDLESQLREALKSDMTRSRDPMESQPRAAESTVDSSAVTKKLEEELKKRDALIERLHEENEKLFDRLTEKSVASSTQVSSPSSKASPTVQPADVDRKNSAGALASSVDKNEGAITIIKSISELVKTTPAGEYLTAALNDFDPEQYEGLAAIADGANKLLMLVLAAVIKAGASREHEILAEIRDAVFSFMRKMEPRRVMDTMLVSRVRILYIRSLLARSPELQSIKVAPVERFLEKPYTSRTRSSSGSSSPGRSPVRYHDELIHGFKVNLKPDKKSKLVSVVSRIRGYDQDTGRQQVTGGKLREIQDEAKSFAIGNQPLAALFVHTPAGELQRQIRSWLAESFEFLSVTADDVSGGSTGQLELLSTAIMDGWMAGVGAAVPPHTDALGQLLSEYAKRVYTSQMQHLKDIAGTLASEEAEDAGQVAKLRSALESVDHKRRKILEQMRSDAALFTLEEGNSPVQNPSTAAEDSRLASLISLDAILKQVKEITRQASVHVLSKSKKKALLESLDELNERMPSLLDVDHPCAQREIDTAHQLVETIPEQEGNLQDEKRPSLESISSTETDVSQWNVLQFNTGGSSAPFIIKCGANSNSELVIKADARIQEPKGGEIVRVVPRPSVLENMSLEEMKQVFGQLPEALSSLALARTGDGTRARYSRLYRTLAMKVPSLRELVGELEKGGVLKDTKST; encoded by the exons ATGGCGGAGCAGAAgagtaataataacaataataccAATAGGTGGAACTGGGAGGTTACTGGGTTCGAATCGAGGAAGTCTTCTTCTAGTGAGGAAGGCGTTCATCGGACTCCGTCGTCTACGGTTCGACGGTACTCGATCCCGAAGGACTCGCACTCGTCGGAGCTTGCGTCTAAGGTTCAGAGTTTGAAGGATAAAGTTCAG CTTGCAAAGGACGATTATGTGGGATTGAGACAGGAAGCTACTGATCTTCAAGAGTACTCTAATGCCAAGCTTGAAAGGGTTACACGTTATTTAGGTGTTCTCGCTGATAAAAGTCGTAAACTTG ATCAATATGCCCTTGAGACCGAGGCTAGGATATCTCCGCTTATCAACGAGAAGAAAAGACTGTTCAATGACTTATTGACGACCAAAG GGAACGTAAAGGTGTTTTGTCGAGCAAGACCATTATTTGAAGACGAGGGTCCTTCTATTATTGAATTCCCTGATAACTGTACCATACGTGTAAACACTAGTGATGATACTCTGACCAATCctaagaaagaatatgaatttGACCGAGTTTATGGACCTCAAGCTGGACAAG CTTCATTGTTCAGTGATGTCCAACCATTTGTTCAATCTGCGCTGGATGGGTCTAACGTCTCTATATTTGCCTATGGACAAACTCATGCAGGGAAGACATATACAATG GAaggatctgatcaggaccatGGTTTATATGCTCGTTGTTTTGAGGAACTTATCAACTTGGCCAATTCTGATTCAACTTCAACATCTCAGTTCAGTTTCTCTGTTTCCGTTTTTGAGCTCTATAACGAACAG ATCAGGGATTTACTCTTGGGTTGTCAGAGCAACTTGCCGAAGATCAATATGGGTTTACGCGAATCTGTTATAGAACTGGCGCAGGAAAAAGTTGATAATCCATCTGAGTTCTTGAGAGTCCTGATATCTGCATTTCAAAAAAGGGGGAATGATAAATCAAAGTCTACTGTGACCCActt GATCGTCTCAGTACACATTCGCTATAGCAATACGATTACTAGAGAAAATGTAAATAGCAAGCTCTCTTTAGTTGACCTGGCTGGAAGTGAAGGTTTAACTGTGgaagatgacaatggagatcaTGTAACTGATCTGCTCCATGTAACGAATTCAATTTCCGC GCTGGGAGATGTTTTATCCTCTTTGACGTCAAAAAAAGATACGATTCCTTACGAGAACTCATTTCTTACGAGAATACTTGCAGATTCACTAG GGGGGAGCTCCAAAACATTGATGGTCGTCAATATTTGTCCAAGTGCTCGGAACTTGTCTGAGATAATGTCATGTCTCAATTATGCCGCTAGAGCTAGGAATACTGTACCAAGCCTTGGGAATCGAGGCACAATTAAGAAATGGAGAGACGTG GCAAATGATGCTCGGAAGGAGTTATTGGAGAAGGAGAGGGAAACTCAGCGTCTAAAACAAGAGGTTACGGGTTTAAAACAAGCACTTAAAGAAGCAAATGATCAATGTGTACTTCTCTATAATGAAGTACAGAGAGCGTGGAGAGTTTCATTCACATTGCAATCAGATTTAAAG TCAGAGAATACGATGGTTGCAGacaaacataaaatagaaaaggagCAGAATTTTCAGTTAAGAAATCAAATAGCTCAACTTTTACAGTTCGAACAGGAACAGAAGCTGCAGGTGCAACAACAAGATTCCACCATTCAGAGTCTCCAG TCTAAAATGAAAGACTTAGAATCACAACTAAGGGAAGCCCTGAAGTCTGACATGACAAGATCAAGAGATCCAATGGAATCTCAGCCCAGAGCAGCTGAGAGCACAGTCGATTCTTCTGCAGTTACCAAGAAACTTGAGGAAGAACTGAAAAAACGTGATGCACTGATTGAG AGGTTgcatgaagaaaatgaaaaattgtttgACAGATTAACAGAAAAGTCGGTGGCTAGCTCGACTCAG GTATCTAGCCCCTCATCAAAAGCTTCACCAACAGTGCAGCCTGCAGATGTTGACAG gAAAAATAGCGCTGGCGCGTTAGCATCTTCAGTGGATAAAAATGAAGGCGccattacaataataaaatccATCTCTGAATTAGTAAAAACCACTCCAGCTGGAGAATACTTAACAGCTGCATTGAATGATTTTGATCCCGAACAATATGAAGGTCTTGCAGCCATTGCTGATGGCGCAAACAAGCTTCTTATGCTG GTCTTGGCAGCTGTCATAAAGGCTGGTGCTTCCAGAGAGCATGAAATCCTTGCTGAGATAAGAGATGCTGTCTTTTCATTTATGCGGAAAATGGAACCAAGAAGAGTAATGGATACAATGCTTGTTTCTCGAGTCAGGATATTGTACATAAGGTCCTTACTTGCACGATCACCTGAGCTTCAGTCGATCAAG GTTGCTCCTGTTGAACGCTTTCTGGAGAAGCCATATACTAGTCGAACTAGAAGCTCCAGCGGGAGTAGCAGCCCAGGTAGATCACCAGTTCGATATCATGATGAGCTGATTCATGGCTTTAAAGTAAATTTAAAGCCAGACAAGAAAAGTAAGTTGGTATCTGTAGTTTCAAGAATCCGTGGATATGACCAG GATACTGGGAGGCAGCAGGTGACTGGAGGAAAGCTGAGGGAGATACAAGATGAAGCCAAAAGTTTTGCCATTGGAAACCAACCCTTGGCTGCTTTATTTGTTCACACTCCGGCTGGTGAACTGCAAAGACAGATTAGGTCATGGCTTGCAGAAAGTTTTGAGTTTCTCTCTGTTACAGCAGATGATGTTTCAGGAGGAAGCACTGGCCAATTAGAGCTTCTTTCCACAGCAATTATGGATGGCTGGATGGCTGGAGTAGGAGCTGCGGTGCCACCTCACACGGACGCTTTAGGACAGCTTTTATCTGAGTATGCAAAACGAGTCTACACTTCTCAGATGCAGCATTTAAAG GATATTGCTGGTACTTTGGCTTcggaagaagcagaagatgcTGGTCAAGTCGCGAAGCTTCGATCAGCTCTCGAGTCTGTTgaccacaaaagaagaaag ATTTTGGAACAGATGAGAAGTGATGCAGCTTTGTTTACCTTGGAAGAAGGCAATTCTCCTGTTCAAAATCCTTCTACAGCAGCCGAAGACTCAAGATTAGCCTCCCTCATTTCTCTAGATGCCATACTAAAGCAAGTCAAG GAAATAACAAGACAAGCCTCTGTCCACGTTTTGagtaaaagcaagaagaaagcATTGCTTGAGTCTCTTGATGAACTGAACGAACGAATGCCTTCTCTCCTTGATGTTGATCATCCATGTGCACAGAGAGAAATTGATACAGCTCACCAGTTGGTCGAG ACAATTCCAGAACAAGAGGGCAATCTTCAAGACGAAAAGAGACCTTCATTAGAATCAATATCTTCAACAGAAACCGATGTGTCTCAATGGAACGTTTTGCAATTCAACACGGGAGGCTCTTCAGCTCCATTCATCATAAAATGCGGAGCAAATTCCAACTCGGAGCTCGTGATCAAAGCGGATGCTCGTATCCAAGAACCTAAAGGAGGCGAAATCGTGAGAGTTGTGCCAAGACCTTCGGTTTTAGAAAACATGAGCTTAGAGGAAATGAAACAAGTGTTTGGTCAGTTGCCGGAAGCTCTGAGTTCACTGGCCTTAGCTAGAACAGGTGATGGAACACGGGCTCGATACTCTAGACTCTACAGAACTCTAGCCATGAAGGTTCCTTCTCTTAGGGAACTCGTTGGAGAGCTGGAGAAAGGAGGAGTCCTAAAAGATACCAAATCGACTtga
- the LOC109127692 gene encoding uncharacterized protein LOC109127692 yields MAATVLSDQTWDFCCNLNVNFESEEHALIAYTSLAVDKELQPDKVRRVMSVSNNKLSVHFEAIEARLLRASFSAFVDVLTLATRTIQEFGLK; encoded by the exons ATGGCTGCAACTGTTCTTTCTGACCAAACCTGGGATTTTTGCTG TAATTTGAATGTGAATTTCGAGTCAGAAGAACATGCTTTGATTGCTTACACATCCTTGGCTGTTGATAAAGAG TTGCAGCCTGATAAGGTGAGAAGAGTTATGTCGGTATCAAACAACAAGCTTTCTGT GCATTTTGAAGCAATAGAGGCAAGGCTTCTTCGCGCTTCCTTCTCTGCGTTTGTAGACGTTCTTACACTGGCCACAAGAACAATTCAAGAATTTGGgctaaagtaa
- the LOC104727190 gene encoding ubiquitin carboxyl-terminal hydrolase 17-like isoform X1 translates to MPETGGVLGFRFILIGFILLVFLLIRRQWRSASVRRDQVIRLIALATEESYLAEEVRVRSPTVAAADSVSDVYRCAVCLYPTSTRCAKCKSVRYCSSKCQILHWRRGHKEECKSPSLPDYDEEEGRDDSVHSDDAKESHFELPSRVAGIESSSLAIPSNDNGKSVDVSCDMSTSRPSIHKVQATSEAVDFTTSLNKKDDNLYETRPLSRKKSRHRIEKVESARKTDAKPRKIGNQSSRRSGDSAEMSISEQFLSVGYEEEMNVLGHGRITSEPSSASAAMSSSTVLLPSKPICKPKVSQGSSSSGLKTSVQKVVQHFRPPKSSNISQPSSSIDEMSFSYELFVKLYCDRVELQPFGLVNLGNSCYANAVLQCLAFTRPLISYLIRGLHSKTCRKKSWCFVCEFEYLILKARGVESPLSPIKILSKLQKIGKHLGPGKEEDAHEFLRCAVDTMQSVFLKEADAAGPFAEETTLVGLTFGGYLHSKIKCMKCLHKSERSELMMDLTVEIDGDIGSLEEALAQFTAYEVLDGENRYFCGRCKSYQKAKKKLMILEGPNILTVVLKRFQSDNFGKLSKPIHFPELLDISPYMSDQKHGEHPVYSLYAVVVHLDAMSTSFSGHYVCYIKTLHGDWFKIDDSNVFPVQLETVLLEGAYMLLYARDSPRPLSKNGGGRKSKERRSLAAIPSTRHGNKQRDSLLPRVDSSSGSLSSMFSSSDTTSSCSTKDSSGGIENLSDYLFGEVEPVWKLDRRAQTFY, encoded by the exons ATGCCTGAAACTGGAGGAGTCCTAGGGTTTCGTTTTATCTTGATTGGGTTTATACTGTTGGTGTTTCTCCTCATTCGCCGCCAATGGAGATCTGCTTCTGTCAGGAGAGACCAAGTCATTCGTCTCATTGCTTTAGCCACCGAGGAATCTTACCTGGCTGAGGAGGTTCGAGTTCGATCCCCAACTGTTGCCGCCGCCGACTCCGTTTCGGATGTTTATCGTTGCGCTGTTTGTCTTTACCCTACCTCTACTCGTTGCGCCAAGTGCAAATCTGTTCGTTACTG TTCTAGCAAGTGTCAGATTCTTCATTGGCGACGAGGTCACAAGGAAGAATGTAAATCGCCTTCTCTTCCTGAttacgatgaagaagaaggcagGGACGATTCTGTTCATTCTGATG ATGCCAAAGAGTCGCATTTTGAACTTCCATCTCGTGTGGCTGGAATTGAGTCATCATCATTAGCGATACCTTCCAATGATAATGGCAAGTCTGTTGATGTTTCCTGTGATATGTCTACAAGTAGGCCTAGTATTCATAAAGTGCAAGCTACATCTGAAGCTGTTGATTTCACTACTTCTTTAAACAAAAAGGATGATAATCTCTATGAGACCAGGCCACTAAGTAGGAAGAAATCACGTCATCGTATAGAGAAGGTTGAATCAGCGAGAAAGACTGATGCAAAGCCGCGGAAAATTGGCAATCAAAGCTCACGCAGGTCAGGTGATTCAGCTGAAATGTCGATTTCAGAACAATTTTTGTCAGTTGGGtatgaagaagagatgaatgTACTTGGACATGGAAGAATTACATCTGAACCATCTAGTGCTTCTGCTGCAATGTCATCTTCAACTGTTCTCCTACCTTCAAAACCTATATGTAAGCCGAAAGTGTCCCAAGGTTCATCAAGTAGTGGATTGAAAACATCGGTGCAGAAAGTTGTTCAGCATTTTAGACCCCCAAAATCGTCAAATATATCTCAACCTTCCAGTTCTATTGATGAG ATGAGCTTCTCTTATGAGTTGTTTGTGAAACTCTACTGTGATAGAGTAGAATTACAGCCATTTGGCCTTGTGAACTTAGGGAACAG TTGTTATGCCAATGCTGTCCTTCAGTGCTTGGCATTCACTCGGCCACTTATATCATACCTTATTCGGGGATTACACTCTAAAACAT GTAGAAAGAAGAGttggtgttttgtttgtgaGTTTGAATACCTAATTTTAAAGGCAAGAGGTGTAGAATCTCCTCTATCACCTATCAAGATCTtatcaaaattacaaaagatcGGGAAGCATCTTGGCCCTGGAAAGGAAGAAGATGCACACGAGTTTTTAAG GTGTGCTGTTGATACAATGCAATCTGTTTTTCTGAAAGAGGCCGATGCAGCTGGTCCGTTTGCTGAAGAAACTACTTTAGTAGGCCTTACGTTTGGTGGATATCTTCACTCCAAG ATTAAATGCATGAAATGCCTCCACAAATCTGAGCGATCAGAGCTGATGATGGATCTTACTGTTGAGATCGATGGGGATATAGGAAGCCTTGAAGAAGCACTTGCTCAATTTACAGCCTACGAAGTCCTAGATGGAGAGAACCGGTACTTCTGTGGCAG ATGTAAATCTTACCAGAAAGCcaaaaagaaactgatgatACTGGAAGGACCCAATATTCTTACTGTCGTGCTGAAACGTTTTCAG TCTGATAACTTTGGGAAGCTGAGCAAACCAATACATTTTCCGGAGCTTCTCGATATTAGCCCGTATATGAGTGACCAAAAGCACGGGGAGCATCCCGTATATAGTCTCTACGCAGTGGTGGTGCATTTGGATGCTATGAGCACTTCATTTTCAGGTCATTATGTTTGCTACATAAAAACCCTTCATGGAGATTGGTTCAAAATTGATGACAGCAAT GTTTTCCCGGTGCAGTTAGAGACTGTATTACTAGAAGGAGCTTACATGCTTCTTTATGCAAG AGATTCTCCGAGACCGCTGAGCAAGAACGGTGGTGGTCGGAAatcaaaggaaagaagaagtttGGCCGCAATTCCATCAACAAGACACGGCAACAAACAGAGAGACAGTTTGTTGCCGCGTGTGGACTCGTCGAGTGGAAGTCTATCGTCAATGTTTAGCTCATCAGACACAACAAGCTCATGTAGCACAAAAGACTCATCAGGGGGCATTGAGAATTTATCAGATTACCTGTTTGGTGAAGTTGAACCGGTTTGGAAACTAGATCGTCGTGCTCAAACGTTTTATTGA
- the LOC104727190 gene encoding ubiquitin carboxyl-terminal hydrolase 17-like isoform X2 encodes MPETGGVLGFRFILIGFILLVFLLIRRQWRSASVRRDQVIRLIALATEESYLAEEVRVRSPTVAAADSVSDVYRCAVCLYPTSTRCAKCKSVRYCSSKCQILHWRRGHKEECKSPSLPDYDEEEGRDDSVHSDDAKESHFELPSRVAGIESSSLAIPSNDNGKSVDVSCDMSTSRPSIHKVQATSEAVDFTTSLNKKDDNLYETRPLSRKKSRHRIEKVESARKTDAKPRKIGNQSSRRSGDSAEMSISEQFLSVGYEEEMNVLGHGRITSEPSSASAAMSSSTVLLPSKPICKPKVSQGSSSSGLKTSVQKVVQHFRPPKSSNISQPSSSIDEMSFSYELFVKLYCDRVELQPFGLVNLGNSCYANAVLQCLAFTRPLISYLIRGLHSKTCRKKSWCFVCEFEYLILKARGVESPLSPIKILSKLQKIGKHLGPGKEEDAHEFLRCAVDTMQSVFLKEADAAGPFAEETTLVGLTFGGYLHSKIKCMKCLHKSERSELMMDLTVEIDGDIGSLEEALAQFTAYEVLDGENRYFCGRCKSYQKAKKKLMILEGPNILTVVLKRFQSDNFGKLSKPIHFPELLDISPYMSDQKHGEHPVYSLYAVVVHLDAMSTSFSGFPGAVRDCITRRSLHASLCKRFSETAEQERWWSEIKGKKKFGRNSINKTRQQTERQFVAACGLVEWKSIVNV; translated from the exons ATGCCTGAAACTGGAGGAGTCCTAGGGTTTCGTTTTATCTTGATTGGGTTTATACTGTTGGTGTTTCTCCTCATTCGCCGCCAATGGAGATCTGCTTCTGTCAGGAGAGACCAAGTCATTCGTCTCATTGCTTTAGCCACCGAGGAATCTTACCTGGCTGAGGAGGTTCGAGTTCGATCCCCAACTGTTGCCGCCGCCGACTCCGTTTCGGATGTTTATCGTTGCGCTGTTTGTCTTTACCCTACCTCTACTCGTTGCGCCAAGTGCAAATCTGTTCGTTACTG TTCTAGCAAGTGTCAGATTCTTCATTGGCGACGAGGTCACAAGGAAGAATGTAAATCGCCTTCTCTTCCTGAttacgatgaagaagaaggcagGGACGATTCTGTTCATTCTGATG ATGCCAAAGAGTCGCATTTTGAACTTCCATCTCGTGTGGCTGGAATTGAGTCATCATCATTAGCGATACCTTCCAATGATAATGGCAAGTCTGTTGATGTTTCCTGTGATATGTCTACAAGTAGGCCTAGTATTCATAAAGTGCAAGCTACATCTGAAGCTGTTGATTTCACTACTTCTTTAAACAAAAAGGATGATAATCTCTATGAGACCAGGCCACTAAGTAGGAAGAAATCACGTCATCGTATAGAGAAGGTTGAATCAGCGAGAAAGACTGATGCAAAGCCGCGGAAAATTGGCAATCAAAGCTCACGCAGGTCAGGTGATTCAGCTGAAATGTCGATTTCAGAACAATTTTTGTCAGTTGGGtatgaagaagagatgaatgTACTTGGACATGGAAGAATTACATCTGAACCATCTAGTGCTTCTGCTGCAATGTCATCTTCAACTGTTCTCCTACCTTCAAAACCTATATGTAAGCCGAAAGTGTCCCAAGGTTCATCAAGTAGTGGATTGAAAACATCGGTGCAGAAAGTTGTTCAGCATTTTAGACCCCCAAAATCGTCAAATATATCTCAACCTTCCAGTTCTATTGATGAG ATGAGCTTCTCTTATGAGTTGTTTGTGAAACTCTACTGTGATAGAGTAGAATTACAGCCATTTGGCCTTGTGAACTTAGGGAACAG TTGTTATGCCAATGCTGTCCTTCAGTGCTTGGCATTCACTCGGCCACTTATATCATACCTTATTCGGGGATTACACTCTAAAACAT GTAGAAAGAAGAGttggtgttttgtttgtgaGTTTGAATACCTAATTTTAAAGGCAAGAGGTGTAGAATCTCCTCTATCACCTATCAAGATCTtatcaaaattacaaaagatcGGGAAGCATCTTGGCCCTGGAAAGGAAGAAGATGCACACGAGTTTTTAAG GTGTGCTGTTGATACAATGCAATCTGTTTTTCTGAAAGAGGCCGATGCAGCTGGTCCGTTTGCTGAAGAAACTACTTTAGTAGGCCTTACGTTTGGTGGATATCTTCACTCCAAG ATTAAATGCATGAAATGCCTCCACAAATCTGAGCGATCAGAGCTGATGATGGATCTTACTGTTGAGATCGATGGGGATATAGGAAGCCTTGAAGAAGCACTTGCTCAATTTACAGCCTACGAAGTCCTAGATGGAGAGAACCGGTACTTCTGTGGCAG ATGTAAATCTTACCAGAAAGCcaaaaagaaactgatgatACTGGAAGGACCCAATATTCTTACTGTCGTGCTGAAACGTTTTCAG TCTGATAACTTTGGGAAGCTGAGCAAACCAATACATTTTCCGGAGCTTCTCGATATTAGCCCGTATATGAGTGACCAAAAGCACGGGGAGCATCCCGTATATAGTCTCTACGCAGTGGTGGTGCATTTGGATGCTATGAGCACTTCATTTTCAG GTTTTCCCGGTGCAGTTAGAGACTGTATTACTAGAAGGAGCTTACATGCTTCTTTATGCAAG AGATTCTCCGAGACCGCTGAGCAAGAACGGTGGTGGTCGGAAatcaaaggaaagaagaagtttGGCCGCAATTCCATCAACAAGACACGGCAACAAACAGAGAGACAGTTTGTTGCCGCGTGTGGACTCGTCGAGTGGAAGTCTATCGTCAATGTTTAG